In Natrinema versiforme, the following are encoded in one genomic region:
- a CDS encoding universal stress protein, producing MSEGSYSRDPSREPELRTILLGVGGRDDFRVDALVDVVKEVASSNTTVIIVHIFDTDSYKETVKQVANTEDEHIEPDELAAQMSTTEEIIGQLEANSIDYEARATTGRKGDGIVEIAEEADADRVIIGGRQRSPAGKALFGSTAQKVMLNAPCPVTFVRDRE from the coding sequence ATGAGCGAAGGATCATACTCCAGAGACCCGTCACGCGAACCCGAACTACGAACAATTCTGCTTGGCGTTGGCGGGCGTGATGACTTCCGTGTCGACGCACTTGTGGATGTCGTCAAGGAAGTAGCCTCCAGTAACACCACGGTAATCATCGTCCATATTTTCGATACGGATTCCTACAAAGAAACAGTCAAGCAGGTAGCGAATACAGAGGATGAACACATCGAACCTGACGAACTAGCTGCTCAGATGAGCACTACCGAAGAGATTATCGGCCAGCTGGAAGCTAATTCGATCGACTACGAGGCTCGTGCGACGACCGGCAGAAAAGGAGACGGGATCGTCGAGATCGCCGAAGAGGCCGACGCTGATCGCGTGATCATCGGCGGCCGACAACGCTCTCCCGCCGGAAAGGCACTCTTCGGGAGCACAGCACAGAAAGTCATGCTGAACGCGCCCTGTCCGGTCACGTTCGTCCGCGATCGAGAGTGA